A stretch of the Sphingosinithalassobacter tenebrarum genome encodes the following:
- the fliF gene encoding flagellar basal-body MS-ring/collar protein FliF, with protein sequence MIMGAVALALLVSLAFVATRGGDGAMGFLYTDLDPTAAQAIAEKLEAQGVDYRLSADGSSILAPQEKLAELRMSLAGEKLGGPIGYDVLDQEDSFGVSSSRAKMNETRAVEGELSRSIQSLQAVAAARVHIVMPERAMFAAEARKATAAVTVKTRGRLPAETVQAIRYLVSSSVPELSPEAVSVVDQSGALLARAGDSETMASTDADERQAAVETRLRDEIEALLSPIVGQGKVRAEVSAEINRDAFREEANIYDPDIQVIARQVMVESGNQDQETGPAPAGVTVGNELPENVGQPAQPGESRSSAANQTSEDTTYQNSSRRTVTVRGPGEVKRLSVAVMVDGGEKGLDDDMIQRLTRLVENAIGYDTERGDSVVVESMAFAPVDDLAESEGGLFSLISMDRIFGLLQLLIIAVAGLVALRMLKPKPAAESTMQDGGVLNAENDPEMLALAQRAADGDEEAMHQLEERQAENGHPALDQEIALAQVDGRIKVSALNKIGETISASPPEAVSVIRQWMNA encoded by the coding sequence ATGATCATGGGCGCTGTGGCGCTGGCCCTGCTGGTCTCGCTCGCATTCGTTGCGACGCGCGGCGGCGACGGCGCGATGGGCTTTCTCTATACCGATCTCGATCCTACCGCCGCGCAGGCGATCGCCGAGAAGCTGGAAGCGCAGGGCGTCGACTATCGCCTCTCAGCCGACGGCAGCTCGATCCTCGCGCCGCAGGAAAAGCTCGCCGAGCTGCGGATGAGCCTTGCCGGCGAAAAGCTGGGCGGGCCGATCGGCTATGACGTGCTCGATCAGGAAGACAGTTTCGGCGTCTCTTCCAGCCGCGCCAAGATGAACGAGACGCGCGCCGTCGAGGGCGAGCTTTCGCGTTCGATCCAGAGCCTGCAGGCGGTTGCCGCCGCGCGCGTCCATATCGTGATGCCCGAACGCGCCATGTTCGCCGCCGAAGCGCGCAAGGCCACCGCCGCCGTTACCGTCAAGACGCGCGGGCGCCTGCCTGCCGAAACGGTGCAGGCGATCCGCTATCTCGTTTCCTCTTCGGTCCCCGAACTTTCGCCCGAAGCGGTATCGGTGGTCGATCAGTCGGGCGCGCTGCTGGCGCGTGCGGGTGACAGCGAGACGATGGCGAGCACCGATGCCGACGAGCGTCAGGCCGCCGTCGAAACGCGCCTGCGCGACGAGATCGAGGCACTGCTTTCGCCGATCGTCGGCCAGGGCAAGGTGCGCGCCGAGGTGTCGGCGGAAATCAACCGCGACGCCTTTCGCGAAGAAGCCAATATCTACGATCCCGATATCCAGGTGATCGCGCGCCAGGTGATGGTCGAAAGCGGCAATCAGGACCAGGAAACCGGCCCTGCTCCCGCCGGTGTCACGGTGGGCAACGAACTGCCCGAAAATGTCGGCCAGCCCGCCCAGCCGGGCGAGAGCCGCAGCTCGGCCGCCAACCAGACGTCGGAAGACACCACCTATCAGAACAGCTCGCGCCGCACCGTCACCGTGCGCGGACCGGGCGAAGTGAAGCGGCTTTCGGTCGCGGTGATGGTCGATGGCGGCGAGAAGGGGCTGGACGACGACATGATCCAGCGGCTGACCCGCCTCGTCGAAAACGCGATCGGCTACGACACCGAACGCGGCGACAGCGTGGTGGTGGAGAGTATGGCATTCGCCCCGGTCGACGACCTCGCCGAAAGCGAAGGCGGCCTGTTCTCGCTGATCTCGATGGACCGCATCTTCGGCCTGCTGCAGCTGCTGATCATCGCCGTTGCCGGTCTGGTCGCGCTGCGGATGCTCAAGCCCAAACCGGCCGCCGAATCCACGATGCAGGACGGCGGCGTGCTGAATGCCGAGAACGATCCCGAGATGCTGGCACTGGCCCAGCGCGCGGCGGACGGTGACGAGGAAGCGATGCATCAGCTCGAGGAACGTCAGGCCGAGAACGGACACCCCGCGCTCGACCAGGAAATCGCGCTCGCCCAGGTCGATGGCCGCATCAAGGTCTCCGCCCTCAACAAGATCGGCGAAACGATCTCCGCCAGCCCGCCCGAAGCGGTGTCGGTGATCCGCCAATGGATGAACGCATGA
- a CDS encoding amidohydrolase family protein — translation MTIGQRWWRALACMLMSIGVPACAQGDARPARLAVVGATVIDGTGAPPRADMAIVIEGGRIAAVLPRADFTPVPGTELIDGAGKTLIPGFVGMHDHTHVPGNTFTGDVAAGLWIAGGVTTVMTAGSAETELEIALARQVAEGKRIGPEIVASAPYIGGPGDSPAMFHPANEAEARGFVRDWSRRGTRWFKLYRHTEPVIAAAVIDEAHRHGGRVTGHLCSITLAEAAAMGIDGIEHGLSSAGDLVSGKAPGACRSAVPLLDSLDIDGPEISALIAALVDHDVTLTSTLAILESRFAHRPQGDARSLAVLSPAARERLVAYRERLKENAATTNWTPATWDNIRMFERRFVAAGGRLLTGPDFGRNVVPGFGNQRGFELLVEAGFTVPQAIRIATSNGAEALGFDDRIGRIVQGYEADLVLIDGDLARDASAIRDVDTVFVNGQAIAPDPLIEAAQGRFGPQ, via the coding sequence TTGACAATCGGGCAACGATGGTGGCGCGCGCTCGCCTGCATGCTGATGTCGATCGGGGTCCCGGCCTGCGCACAGGGCGACGCGAGGCCGGCCCGCCTGGCGGTTGTCGGTGCGACCGTAATCGACGGAACCGGGGCGCCGCCGCGCGCCGATATGGCGATCGTGATCGAGGGCGGTCGTATCGCTGCCGTCCTTCCGCGCGCCGACTTCACGCCAGTGCCGGGAACAGAATTGATCGACGGTGCCGGCAAGACACTGATCCCCGGCTTTGTCGGGATGCACGACCACACCCATGTGCCGGGAAATACCTTTACGGGCGATGTCGCGGCGGGGCTGTGGATCGCTGGCGGCGTGACCACGGTGATGACCGCGGGAAGCGCCGAAACAGAACTGGAAATCGCGCTTGCCCGGCAGGTCGCGGAGGGGAAGCGGATCGGTCCTGAAATCGTCGCAAGCGCGCCCTATATCGGTGGTCCAGGCGACAGCCCTGCCATGTTCCACCCTGCCAACGAAGCGGAAGCGCGTGGCTTTGTCCGCGACTGGAGCAGGCGCGGCACGCGTTGGTTCAAGCTTTACCGCCACACCGAGCCCGTCATCGCGGCGGCAGTGATTGACGAGGCGCATCGCCACGGTGGCCGCGTGACCGGTCACCTCTGTTCCATAACCCTCGCTGAAGCCGCAGCGATGGGCATTGACGGAATCGAACACGGCTTGAGTTCGGCAGGCGATCTCGTCTCCGGCAAGGCGCCGGGCGCCTGTCGCTCCGCCGTGCCGCTGCTGGATTCTCTTGATATCGACGGCCCCGAAATCTCGGCGTTGATCGCCGCGCTGGTCGACCATGACGTTACGCTTACCTCGACGCTCGCGATCCTGGAGAGCCGTTTCGCGCATCGTCCGCAGGGCGATGCGCGCAGTCTGGCCGTGCTCTCGCCTGCCGCGCGGGAGCGGCTGGTGGCATACAGGGAACGGCTCAAGGAAAATGCCGCGACCACAAACTGGACGCCCGCCACGTGGGACAATATCCGCATGTTCGAACGGCGCTTCGTGGCGGCCGGGGGAAGGTTGCTGACCGGCCCCGACTTCGGACGGAATGTCGTTCCCGGGTTCGGCAATCAGCGCGGGTTCGAATTGTTGGTGGAAGCCGGTTTTACGGTGCCGCAGGCGATCCGCATCGCGACGTCGAACGGCGCGGAAGCGCTTGGCTTTGACGACCGGATCGGCCGAATCGTCCAGGGTTATGAAGCCGATCTGGTGCTGATCGACGGCGATCTGGCGCGCGATGCCAGCGCCATTCGCGATGTTGATACGGTGTTCGTCAACGGGCAGGCCATTGCACCGGATCCGTTGATCGAAGCGGCGCAGGGCCGCTTCGGCCCGCAGTGA
- a CDS encoding FliH/SctL family protein — MKMNVQPFPFDRVFTHGPENDGASSSDLMLELATVRTELELLKSEAEAREMQARNEGFEAGMAHARTERETALLSAVDAMQAGIEALDGRYADAQDALTGDATQVALAAAELLAARTLEAAPGQAVDDAIGRTLRQVARGTEIQVRVHPDLAEDMETRLAARQAADRRRLNVTIIADHQIAMGDAEILWDQGGLTLDAAERRAQILSELETLLPVATVRAPAVDIIAEEQGAERF; from the coding sequence ATGAAGATGAATGTCCAGCCCTTCCCGTTCGACCGTGTCTTCACGCACGGGCCGGAAAATGACGGCGCCTCGTCGTCCGATCTGATGCTCGAGCTGGCGACCGTCCGTACCGAACTCGAACTGCTCAAGAGCGAAGCCGAAGCGCGCGAGATGCAGGCGCGCAACGAAGGTTTCGAAGCGGGCATGGCGCATGCCCGGACCGAACGCGAAACCGCGCTGCTGAGCGCGGTCGATGCGATGCAGGCGGGGATCGAGGCACTCGACGGCCGCTATGCGGATGCGCAGGACGCGCTGACCGGCGATGCGACGCAAGTCGCGCTCGCCGCCGCCGAACTTCTCGCCGCGCGCACGCTGGAGGCCGCACCGGGCCAGGCAGTCGACGACGCCATCGGCCGCACGCTGCGCCAGGTGGCACGCGGGACCGAGATTCAGGTGCGCGTCCACCCCGATCTGGCCGAGGACATGGAAACCCGGCTTGCCGCGCGGCAGGCCGCCGACCGCCGCCGTCTGAACGTGACCATCATCGCCGATCATCAGATCGCGATGGGCGACGCCGAAATCCTGTGGGACCAGGGCGGCCTGACGCTCGACGCGGCGGAGCGGCGCGCGCAGATCCTGAGCGAGCTGGAGACGCTGTTGCCGGTGGCGACGGTGCGGGCACCGGCGGTGGATATCATCGCTGAGGAACAGGGCGCCGAGCGCTTTTGA
- a CDS encoding flagellar motor switch protein FliG, with translation MNMMAPVADLPELKRYSGTQRAAALMLALGKEHGGPIWEQLSVDEIKELSSAIASLGRVPSHVVEHLLVQFSGEVSSMASFHGSYESAERLLAGMLPPDKVKEIMEDLRGPSGRTMWDKLSNVSETILAGALRNEYPQTVAVILSKIRPDHAARVMGELPREFATDVIMRMLRMETVQKDVIQQVEQTLKTEFMTNLSRTSKRDPHEAMAEMFNALDRATEEAMLKALDDKAPDSAERIRALMFTFEDLSNLLPAAIATIVKNADKREMALALKGAPEELKNLFFGAMTERAAKLMKEDMAGMGPVRARDCEEAQSSLVRLAKNLADRGEILLVDPKSDDAMIL, from the coding sequence ATGAACATGATGGCACCGGTCGCCGACCTGCCCGAACTGAAGCGGTACAGTGGCACGCAACGCGCCGCCGCGCTGATGCTGGCGCTGGGCAAGGAGCATGGCGGGCCGATCTGGGAACAGCTTTCGGTCGACGAGATCAAGGAGCTTTCCTCGGCGATCGCCTCGCTCGGCCGCGTGCCGAGCCATGTCGTCGAACATCTGCTCGTCCAGTTTTCGGGCGAGGTTTCGAGCATGGCCTCCTTCCACGGCAGCTATGAAAGCGCCGAGCGCCTGCTCGCCGGCATGCTCCCGCCCGACAAGGTGAAGGAAATCATGGAGGATCTGCGCGGTCCTTCGGGCCGGACGATGTGGGACAAGCTGTCCAACGTGTCCGAGACGATCCTCGCCGGCGCGCTGCGCAACGAATATCCGCAGACCGTCGCCGTCATCCTTTCCAAGATCCGGCCCGATCACGCCGCACGCGTGATGGGCGAGCTGCCGCGCGAATTCGCCACCGACGTGATCATGCGCATGCTGCGGATGGAAACGGTGCAGAAGGACGTCATCCAGCAGGTCGAACAGACGCTGAAGACCGAATTCATGACCAACCTCTCCCGCACCAGCAAGCGCGACCCGCACGAAGCGATGGCCGAGATGTTCAACGCGCTCGACCGCGCGACCGAGGAAGCGATGCTCAAGGCGCTCGACGACAAGGCGCCCGACAGCGCCGAACGCATCCGCGCGCTGATGTTCACGTTCGAGGATCTGTCGAACCTGCTGCCCGCCGCGATCGCGACGATCGTCAAGAATGCCGACAAGCGCGAAATGGCGCTGGCGCTGAAGGGCGCGCCGGAGGAACTGAAGAACCTGTTCTTCGGCGCGATGACCGAACGCGCGGCGAAGCTGATGAAGGAAGACATGGCCGGCATGGGCCCGGTCCGCGCGCGCGATTGCGAAGAGGCACAGTCCTCGCTCGTCCGCCTTGCCAAGAACCTCGCCGATCGCGGCGAAATCCTGCTCGTCGATCCCAAGAGCGACGATGCGATGATCCTGTAG
- a CDS encoding NHL repeat-containing protein → MTVNFSNSMVGLSLLTGSNVFSSGITDITFESRAVRKAKAQFTMEPTTTPPWKEEPDSSPLSTQASMIKAMKTIIDKAGTGVDFLPEDVQTTFTTYKALDRLRVLAEVAADKTTSDAQRKALQKSFAAGMGELKGFLTSAPSDKVSLSYFQPARNVKSIGIPAADQYTLKGPALVDRRTDAVPGLTGQEQFSITLTKPGASDTVTVDLSTGPQPPSLDDIVVALNGAIKSVPQYNGDGSVKLDGNGDPIPRWLATFEAEKGDDGWGLTLKTPSGIERVTMDQIGAKDSLIVATGQTPLDAPSATQVFRLDDPAGGNSRVTLATVSALDRQETERNKLLGKTTTETNIVYDQFGNPELGSDGKVKLEKIEKPDVQADTDAAAVTTDRFGNSYIVGTTAGDLGSNRSDGDDNLFLTKLDGEGNVMWQRSLGSGGASQGASVHVDDDGSVTVAGTVNGGFDDMTTDGDMLVARFDENGDEQFATVVRATGADTAKALAVAADGSIYVGGRAASGGGDAFIARIGANGVISERRTINIGGSESVNALTIDKDGNLLAAINKSGNAQIWKIDGASLSTDLGQIDLGRADARVLSVADDGTIAVGGTTEAVMTGTQTNGFAGARDGFVATIDANLTASRITYIGTAEDDQVDSIAFLNGELYAGGRTKGDLGATRRGPTDGFVTRIDMASGAIQSTSQFGQSLLRTEPVRISADPGGAATGIKALGFGRGTINPESSELLTSQTAIRAGDTFSIRLNGGATRKITIDADETMKSLTEKLSKITGSKATVTTSRSNGERTLRITAKEGNAVDLIAGAEGRDVLEKLGIDPQRIETPEKKADNAPKVSPGGTYGLMLTDALNLTTAEDAKIALKKMKDAVSMSQTAYRSLFWDDAKATLVDGEKNSAYGKYSTARENAQLKNYQAALDRLSGGGGASTSLIGF, encoded by the coding sequence ATGACGGTAAATTTTTCGAACTCGATGGTGGGGCTGAGCCTGCTGACGGGAAGCAATGTCTTCTCCAGCGGGATCACCGATATCACGTTCGAAAGCCGTGCCGTGCGCAAGGCCAAGGCGCAGTTCACGATGGAGCCGACCACCACGCCGCCGTGGAAGGAAGAGCCCGACAGCAGCCCGTTGTCGACTCAGGCCTCGATGATCAAGGCGATGAAGACGATCATCGACAAGGCCGGGACGGGCGTCGATTTCCTGCCCGAGGACGTCCAGACCACCTTCACCACCTACAAGGCGCTCGATCGCCTGCGCGTGCTCGCCGAAGTCGCCGCCGACAAGACTACGTCGGACGCGCAGCGCAAGGCGCTGCAAAAAAGCTTCGCTGCCGGGATGGGGGAGCTCAAGGGCTTTCTCACCAGCGCACCGTCCGACAAGGTCAGCCTTTCCTATTTCCAGCCCGCGCGCAATGTGAAGTCGATCGGCATTCCCGCGGCGGATCAATATACGCTCAAGGGCCCGGCGCTGGTCGACCGGCGCACCGATGCGGTGCCGGGGCTGACCGGGCAGGAACAGTTTTCGATCACGCTGACCAAGCCGGGCGCGAGCGACACCGTGACCGTCGATCTTTCGACCGGACCGCAGCCGCCCTCGCTCGACGACATCGTCGTGGCGCTCAACGGTGCGATCAAGTCCGTGCCGCAATATAATGGCGACGGCAGCGTCAAGCTGGACGGGAACGGCGACCCGATCCCGCGCTGGCTGGCGACGTTCGAAGCCGAGAAGGGCGACGATGGCTGGGGTTTGACGCTCAAGACGCCGAGCGGCATCGAGCGGGTGACGATGGACCAGATCGGCGCGAAGGATTCGCTGATCGTCGCAACCGGCCAGACGCCGCTCGACGCGCCCAGCGCAACTCAGGTCTTCCGCCTCGATGATCCCGCAGGCGGCAACAGCCGCGTGACGCTCGCCACTGTGTCGGCGCTCGACCGTCAGGAAACCGAACGCAACAAGCTGCTCGGCAAGACCACCACCGAAACCAACATCGTCTATGACCAGTTCGGCAATCCCGAGCTGGGCAGCGACGGCAAGGTGAAGCTCGAAAAGATCGAGAAGCCCGACGTTCAGGCAGATACCGATGCCGCCGCCGTAACAACCGACCGGTTCGGCAACAGCTATATCGTCGGCACCACTGCGGGCGATCTGGGATCGAACCGTTCCGATGGCGACGACAATCTGTTCCTCACCAAGCTGGACGGCGAAGGCAATGTCATGTGGCAGCGCAGCCTCGGCTCGGGTGGCGCATCGCAGGGCGCGTCGGTGCATGTCGACGATGACGGCAGCGTCACTGTCGCGGGCACCGTGAACGGCGGATTCGACGACATGACGACCGACGGCGATATGCTGGTCGCCCGGTTCGACGAAAATGGCGACGAACAGTTCGCCACGGTGGTCCGCGCGACCGGCGCCGACACCGCAAAGGCGCTGGCCGTCGCGGCGGACGGCAGCATCTATGTCGGCGGCCGCGCGGCGAGCGGCGGCGGCGACGCCTTCATCGCCAGGATCGGCGCCAACGGCGTCATCTCCGAACGCCGCACGATCAATATCGGCGGCAGCGAAAGCGTGAATGCGCTGACGATCGACAAGGACGGCAATCTGCTCGCCGCGATCAACAAGAGCGGCAATGCCCAGATCTGGAAGATCGACGGCGCTTCGCTGTCCACCGATCTGGGCCAGATCGATCTCGGCCGCGCCGACGCGCGCGTCCTTTCGGTCGCCGATGACGGAACGATCGCGGTCGGCGGCACTACCGAAGCGGTGATGACCGGCACGCAGACCAATGGCTTCGCCGGCGCGCGCGACGGTTTCGTCGCGACGATCGACGCGAACCTGACGGCATCGCGCATCACCTATATCGGTACCGCCGAGGACGATCAGGTCGACAGCATCGCCTTCCTCAACGGCGAGCTGTACGCTGGCGGGCGAACCAAGGGCGATCTCGGCGCCACCCGGCGCGGACCGACCGACGGCTTCGTCACGCGCATCGACATGGCCAGCGGCGCGATCCAGTCGACCAGCCAGTTCGGCCAGTCGCTGCTGCGTACCGAACCGGTGCGGATTTCCGCCGATCCGGGCGGCGCCGCGACGGGGATCAAGGCGCTGGGCTTCGGCCGCGGCACGATCAACCCGGAAAGTTCCGAGCTGCTGACCTCGCAGACCGCGATCCGCGCCGGCGACACCTTCTCCATCCGGCTCAATGGCGGTGCGACGCGCAAGATCACGATCGACGCCGATGAAACGATGAAATCGCTGACCGAAAAGCTCAGCAAGATCACCGGGTCCAAGGCCACGGTCACGACTTCGCGGTCCAATGGCGAACGCACGCTGCGCATCACCGCCAAGGAAGGCAATGCAGTCGATCTGATCGCCGGCGCCGAAGGACGCGACGTGCTCGAAAAGCTGGGTATCGACCCGCAACGCATCGAGACGCCGGAGAAAAAGGCGGACAACGCGCCCAAGGTGTCGCCCGGCGGCACCTATGGCCTGATGCTCACCGACGCGCTCAACCTCACCACTGCCGAGGATGCCAAGATCGCGCTCAAGAAGATGAAGGACGCCGTGTCGATGAGCCAGACGGCCTATCGCTCGCTGTTCTGGGACGATGCCAAGGCGACGCTGGTCGATGGCGAAAAGAACAGCGCCTACGGCAAATATTCCACCGCGCGCGAAAACGCGCAGCTCAAAAACTACCAGGCGGCGCTCGACCGGCTTTCGGGCGGCGGCGGCGCTTCCACCAGTCTGATAGGGTTCTGA
- a CDS encoding flagellar biosynthesis protein FlgB: MGNTPALLTGIKNNMHYLAERQRVVAENIAHGETPGYKSRDVARPSFGALVDGGPGTVATPQVQLTQGMRSLGAVLPAGAGNVILDTDIVETKPDGNNVTVEDQLMKMGEIQADFTAMASLYRKQLGLLRSAIGKSGG; this comes from the coding sequence ATGGGAAACACCCCCGCGCTCCTCACCGGTATCAAGAACAATATGCACTATCTGGCCGAGCGCCAGCGCGTGGTGGCGGAGAATATCGCGCATGGCGAAACGCCGGGATACAAGTCGCGCGATGTCGCGCGCCCCAGCTTCGGAGCGCTGGTGGACGGTGGCCCGGGCACGGTGGCGACGCCGCAGGTGCAGCTGACGCAGGGCATGCGCAGCCTGGGCGCGGTGCTGCCCGCGGGCGCCGGCAATGTGATCCTCGACACCGATATCGTCGAAACCAAGCCCGACGGAAACAATGTGACCGTCGAGGACCAGCTGATGAAAATGGGCGAGATCCAGGCCGATTTCACGGCGATGGCCAGCCTCTATCGCAAGCAGCTCGGCCTGTTGCGCAGCGCGATCGGCAAGAGCGGCGGATAA
- a CDS encoding TonB-dependent receptor domain-containing protein: protein MKKVFLLGAATMALGLPVTAHAQTQNETEASEGAAQAQNQPQRRATFSTGVARARDLLDSAISTSTLAGDEIVELSARSTSEIFRAIPGMRSESTGGDNFANMSVRGLPIALGGAKFLQIQENGLPTLEFGDIAYATADNFLRADLNLAGIQAIRGGSASTFASNSPGGIVNLIDKTGDVEGGTFQLTSGLDYETYRADFEYGGHITESLRFHIGGFYRQGEGPREIGYDGYKGGQVKLNVTQEFAGGGYFRFYGKYLDDRTPPTAYAPVMVTGTNSDPVYSSVPGFDIKSDSMLSRYYPAHLALGNDNTTVETPFSEGSHAKMWSGGFETRFNVGEWSVTEKFRYSDISGNVIQPYILTGTMPPLPPSIGSASSLMGMFGVTGIGYATGPNAGQMIADPSTLNGNGLLAIMTTPAVNLDSLDNITNDLRISRVFGIGDGKFTLTGGFYKSRQEIATTWKYATMVSEIRGDGEAALIDMFAGPTQLTENGFLGYSGVLIGGQRHDRYDLTYNVNAPYGSVNYAIGKFAFGASIRYDFGSAKGTLWGSSLTPAARFATNDVNGDGTITFPETRVSTLPYGDPAPVDYDYDYLSYSVSTNFRMAQNFSLFGRYSKGGRANADRILFAGYVDTTTGELLRDDAAYDPVRQFEAGFKYRTDALMVFATGFWAKTKEHNINLDRSYRAYGLELEAGYRTGIFSISGGATWTKAEITADALDPTTIGNTPKHQADLIFQVMPRIDTDRFSIGAAVLGTTDSFAADSNQLKMPGYTMVNAFVQYRPIEHWTVMLNANNVFNALGLVEVNDSYIPSSNVTTARVINPRSISASVRFDF from the coding sequence ATGAAAAAGGTATTCCTGCTGGGCGCCGCGACGATGGCGTTGGGCCTCCCGGTCACGGCGCACGCGCAGACGCAAAACGAGACGGAAGCTTCGGAAGGTGCCGCGCAGGCGCAAAATCAGCCGCAGCGTCGCGCAACTTTTTCCACCGGTGTCGCGCGCGCCCGCGACCTGCTCGACAGCGCCATTTCGACCAGCACGCTTGCGGGTGACGAGATCGTCGAGCTTTCGGCGCGTTCCACCTCCGAAATCTTCCGCGCCATTCCGGGCATGCGTTCGGAAAGCACCGGCGGCGACAATTTCGCCAACATGTCGGTTCGCGGCCTGCCGATCGCACTGGGCGGAGCCAAGTTCCTGCAGATCCAGGAAAACGGTCTGCCGACGCTCGAATTCGGCGACATCGCCTATGCGACGGCCGACAATTTCCTGCGCGCCGATCTCAATCTCGCCGGCATCCAGGCGATCCGCGGTGGCTCTGCCTCGACCTTCGCGTCCAATTCGCCCGGCGGTATCGTCAATCTGATCGACAAGACCGGCGACGTCGAAGGCGGCACCTTCCAGCTCACCAGCGGCCTCGACTACGAGACCTATCGCGCAGATTTCGAATATGGCGGCCACATCACGGAGTCGCTGCGCTTCCATATCGGCGGCTTCTATCGCCAGGGGGAAGGCCCCCGCGAGATCGGGTATGACGGCTACAAGGGCGGTCAGGTCAAGCTCAACGTCACGCAGGAATTCGCGGGCGGCGGCTATTTCCGCTTCTACGGCAAGTATCTCGACGATCGTACGCCGCCGACCGCCTATGCGCCGGTGATGGTTACGGGCACCAATTCGGACCCGGTCTATTCGAGTGTGCCCGGTTTCGACATCAAGTCGGATTCGATGCTGTCGCGATATTATCCCGCGCATCTCGCGCTGGGTAACGACAACACAACGGTCGAAACGCCGTTCAGCGAAGGTTCGCACGCCAAGATGTGGTCTGGCGGCTTCGAAACCCGCTTCAATGTCGGCGAATGGAGCGTCACCGAGAAGTTCCGCTATTCGGACATTTCGGGCAACGTCATCCAGCCCTATATCCTGACCGGCACGATGCCGCCGCTGCCGCCTTCGATCGGCAGTGCCTCGTCGCTGATGGGCATGTTCGGCGTGACCGGCATCGGCTATGCCACCGGCCCCAATGCGGGCCAGATGATCGCCGATCCCTCGACGCTCAACGGCAACGGCCTGCTCGCGATAATGACGACGCCGGCCGTCAATCTCGACAGCCTCGACAACATCACCAACGATCTGCGCATCAGCCGTGTCTTCGGCATCGGCGATGGCAAGTTCACGCTGACCGGCGGCTTCTACAAATCGCGTCAGGAGATCGCGACCACCTGGAAATACGCCACGATGGTCTCCGAAATCCGGGGCGATGGCGAAGCCGCGCTGATCGACATGTTCGCCGGGCCGACCCAGCTCACCGAAAACGGGTTCCTCGGCTATTCAGGCGTCCTGATCGGCGGCCAGCGCCACGATCGCTACGACCTGACCTACAATGTCAACGCGCCCTATGGCTCGGTCAACTATGCGATCGGCAAGTTCGCCTTCGGCGCCAGCATCCGCTACGACTTCGGCAGCGCCAAGGGCACGCTCTGGGGCTCCTCGCTCACGCCGGCGGCGCGGTTCGCCACCAATGACGTGAACGGCGACGGCACGATCACTTTCCCGGAAACGCGCGTCAGCACGCTTCCCTACGGGGATCCGGCGCCGGTCGACTACGATTATGACTATCTGTCCTACTCGGTCAGCACCAACTTCCGCATGGCGCAGAATTTCTCGTTGTTCGGGCGCTATTCGAAGGGCGGCCGCGCCAATGCCGACCGCATCCTCTTCGCGGGCTATGTCGATACGACCACCGGCGAGCTGCTGCGCGACGACGCGGCCTATGATCCGGTCCGGCAGTTCGAAGCGGGCTTCAAATACCGCACCGATGCGCTGATGGTCTTCGCCACGGGCTTCTGGGCCAAGACCAAGGAGCACAACATCAACCTCGATCGCTCCTACCGTGCCTATGGCCTCGAGCTCGAGGCGGGCTATCGCACCGGCATTTTCAGCATCAGCGGCGGCGCGACCTGGACCAAGGCGGAAATCACTGCCGACGCACTGGACCCGACGACGATAGGCAACACGCCCAAGCACCAGGCGGATCTTATCTTCCAGGTGATGCCGCGGATCGACACCGACCGTTTCTCGATCGGCGCGGCGGTGCTGGGCACGACCGACAGCTTTGCCGCGGACAGCAACCAGCTCAAGATGCCCGGATACACGATGGTCAACGCGTTCGTGCAGTATCGCCCGATCGAACATTGGACGGTCATGCTCAACGCCAACAACGTGTTCAACGCGCTGGGGCTGGTCGAAGTCAACGACAGCTACATTCCGTCGAGCAACGTCACCACGGCGCGCGTGATCAACCCGCGTTCGATTTCCGCATCGGTGCGCTTCGACTTCTGA